The Haloarchaeobius amylolyticus genome window below encodes:
- a CDS encoding DUF5816 domain-containing protein, producing the protein MEERVTEDGETVYVSQREGDRGSKAPFLVAYRTAEKERKYGYFCVNCETFDNAMDTMGRIQCNACGNLRKPTEWDAAHE; encoded by the coding sequence CTGGAGGAACGAGTGACGGAAGACGGCGAGACGGTGTACGTCTCCCAGCGCGAGGGCGACCGCGGCTCGAAGGCCCCCTTCCTCGTCGCCTACCGCACCGCCGAGAAGGAGCGCAAGTACGGCTACTTCTGCGTGAACTGCGAGACGTTCGACAACGCGATGGACACGATGGGACGGATCCAGTGCAACGCGTGCGGGAACCTCCGCAAGCCGACCGAGTGGGACGCGGCCCACGAGTAG
- a CDS encoding bifunctional metallophosphatase/5'-nucleotidase, producing the protein MSLRILHYADVERATDEPRRLGRLVGLVESLRDEETLVVGAGDNLAPGVLSLVTEGRQALDFYEAVQPDAETFGNHDFDHGPAATRDVVRDSPMPWVCANVCEGEAAADDASPDDLFASEQGTVSWLVAEPGDHRVGIVGVTTPETPEMNPEAEPLAFRDPVEMAADAVAAVRERDVDHVVVLSHMGSGDDDLAEALDVDCILGGHAHTERIETIEGTLVVRPGGTAGGLAEVVFDDRPTAYRYPLRDAPVHEGVVEALEARRREAGLADVVDTVEDPIPVTRTATKQGESRVGNLVTDAYRWVADADVAVHSTGGLRSGDALAGEVTAADLVGLCPFENDLVRLEVTGEQLRRTVANLGLVQYDPADVPAHYFGHVSGLDIVWDDERRQPRSIAVGGDPVGDDATYTLATSNYYVESSHLFDAFAPEDVTDSLGPQYEAIVEYCRECGIEATLDGRIERPLLDGQTVVSRQD; encoded by the coding sequence ATGTCCCTCCGCATCCTCCACTACGCCGACGTGGAACGTGCGACCGACGAGCCCCGCCGGCTCGGTCGCCTCGTCGGCCTCGTCGAATCGCTCCGTGACGAGGAGACACTCGTCGTGGGCGCGGGCGACAACCTCGCGCCCGGCGTCCTCTCGCTCGTGACGGAGGGCCGGCAGGCACTCGACTTCTACGAGGCGGTCCAGCCCGACGCCGAGACGTTCGGCAACCACGACTTCGACCACGGGCCCGCCGCGACCCGCGACGTGGTCCGGGACTCGCCGATGCCCTGGGTCTGTGCGAACGTCTGCGAGGGCGAGGCGGCGGCCGACGACGCCTCCCCGGACGACCTGTTCGCCAGCGAGCAGGGGACCGTTTCCTGGCTCGTGGCCGAGCCCGGCGACCATCGGGTCGGCATCGTCGGCGTCACGACCCCGGAGACGCCAGAGATGAACCCCGAGGCCGAACCACTGGCCTTCCGCGACCCGGTCGAGATGGCGGCCGACGCGGTCGCCGCGGTCCGCGAGCGCGACGTGGACCACGTCGTCGTCCTCTCGCACATGGGCAGTGGCGACGACGACCTGGCCGAGGCACTGGACGTGGACTGCATCCTCGGCGGTCACGCCCACACCGAGCGCATCGAGACGATCGAGGGGACGCTGGTCGTCCGTCCCGGCGGGACCGCCGGTGGCCTCGCCGAGGTCGTCTTCGACGACCGGCCGACGGCCTACCGGTACCCACTCCGGGACGCGCCGGTTCACGAGGGCGTGGTCGAGGCGCTCGAAGCCCGCCGCCGCGAGGCCGGCCTCGCCGACGTGGTGGACACGGTCGAGGACCCGATTCCGGTCACCCGCACCGCGACGAAGCAGGGCGAGAGCCGCGTCGGCAACCTCGTCACCGACGCCTACCGGTGGGTCGCCGACGCCGACGTGGCGGTCCACTCGACCGGCGGGCTGCGCTCCGGCGACGCCCTCGCCGGCGAGGTGACGGCGGCGGACCTCGTCGGGCTCTGCCCGTTCGAGAACGACCTCGTCCGGCTCGAGGTCACCGGCGAGCAACTCCGGCGAACCGTCGCCAACCTCGGCCTCGTCCAGTACGACCCCGCCGACGTCCCGGCGCACTACTTCGGGCACGTCAGCGGCCTCGATATCGTCTGGGACGACGAGCGCCGCCAGCCGCGGTCCATCGCGGTCGGTGGCGACCCCGTCGGTGACGACGCGACCTACACGCTCGCGACCTCGAACTACTACGTCGAGTCCTCGCACCTGTTCGACGCGTTCGCCCCCGAGGACGTGACCGACTCCCTCGGGCCGCAGTACGAGGCGATCGTCGAGTACTGCCGCGAATGCGGCATCGAGGCGACGCTGGACGGGCGGATCGAGCGCCCACTGCTCGACGGCCAGACCGTCGTGTCGCGGCAGGACTGA
- a CDS encoding FAD-binding and (Fe-S)-binding domain-containing protein, with protein sequence MATDGSLRPGHDALGFDHVDDEAYTALAADLREAVDGEVRFDEYAQVLYATDGSIYQARPAGVVVPETTADVAAAVSVAADHEVPIMPRGAGTSLAGQGIGPGCVVLDCSVELDDVLSVDPEAQVARIQPGVVQDDLDERLEPHGLQFAPDPASSARATVGGGIGNNSTGAHSVRYGITDAYVREVEVVLPDGTRAEFGDVVLDSPEWDDLVSRDDRVAELHRTVRDIVAENEAEIESRYPELKRSVSGYNLNKVVREEDGEQVMNLAKLVVGAEGTLGVVVEAELDLVTRPDERALAVYAYDDLVTALAAVPDALSHEVSAVELVDDQVVAMARESQAYAEYAEPIPEDAAALLMVEFDSELHDDFAAAMADVTTTLQTEGDAFDRIEAYDADAQARLWKLRKAAIPLLMSMEGDPKPYPFIEDASVPPDQLAEYVQEFQAVLEKHGTSAAYFAHAGVGTLHIRPILNLKDGADVETMHAIADDVTDLVLEYHGSFSGEHGDGMARTEFTPKMYGDALWDAFKRVKTAFDPQWLCHPGNVVYRDSPDDHGPATKRGVGADMREHLRYGPAYQTVEPQTALDFDDDGGFAHLVELCNGCGTCRQEGSGTMCPTYRASQEELQTTRGRANMLRAAISGELDEDELYSERFQAEVLDLCVGCKGCASDCPTGVDLAKLKSEVKHQYHEREGATLRERLFRDIDRWAALGSKLAPVSNWAAKLPGSRAVAETVAGIAPERELPSFQRESFTDWFDARGSSVSASGADHRVVLVPDTYTNYTDPAVGKAAVRVLEAAGVHVAVPADLGPSGRPAYSLGFLDHARDRAETFVETVAPRVDDGWQVVFVEPSEAVMVQDEYADLLPASPDRDAVMAATSGLCRFLDEHRLAEAIDFAAPDERLVYHGHCNEKAIGQDHHAVGVLRRAGYRVDPLDSGCCGMAGSFGYETEHYDLSQAIGRILFEQVDDADGTPVAPGASCRTQLGDRPGAERPPHPVEKLAEALPGEE encoded by the coding sequence ATGGCGACCGACGGCTCCCTGCGTCCCGGCCACGACGCACTCGGGTTCGACCACGTGGACGACGAGGCCTACACCGCCCTCGCGGCCGACCTCCGCGAGGCGGTCGACGGCGAGGTCCGGTTCGACGAGTACGCGCAGGTGCTCTACGCGACCGACGGGAGCATCTACCAGGCCCGGCCCGCCGGGGTCGTGGTCCCCGAGACCACCGCCGACGTGGCGGCCGCGGTCTCGGTCGCGGCCGACCACGAGGTGCCAATCATGCCGCGGGGGGCGGGCACCTCGCTGGCCGGGCAGGGAATCGGCCCCGGCTGTGTCGTGCTCGACTGCTCGGTCGAACTGGACGACGTGCTCTCGGTGGACCCCGAGGCGCAGGTCGCCCGCATCCAGCCCGGCGTGGTGCAGGACGACCTCGACGAGCGTCTCGAACCCCACGGCCTGCAGTTCGCGCCGGACCCGGCCTCCTCCGCCCGCGCGACCGTCGGCGGCGGCATCGGGAACAACTCCACCGGGGCGCACTCGGTCCGGTACGGTATCACGGACGCCTACGTCCGCGAGGTCGAGGTGGTCCTGCCCGACGGGACCCGCGCCGAGTTCGGCGACGTGGTGCTCGACTCGCCCGAGTGGGACGACCTCGTCTCGCGCGACGACCGGGTCGCAGAGTTGCACCGGACCGTCCGGGACATCGTGGCAGAGAACGAGGCCGAGATCGAATCGCGCTACCCCGAGCTCAAGCGCAGCGTCTCGGGCTACAACCTCAACAAGGTCGTCCGCGAGGAGGACGGCGAGCAGGTGATGAACCTCGCGAAGCTCGTGGTCGGGGCCGAGGGCACCCTCGGCGTCGTGGTCGAGGCCGAACTCGACCTCGTGACCCGGCCCGACGAGCGCGCCCTCGCGGTGTACGCCTACGACGACCTCGTGACCGCGCTCGCGGCGGTCCCCGACGCGCTCTCCCACGAGGTGAGCGCGGTCGAACTCGTCGACGACCAGGTCGTGGCGATGGCCCGAGAGTCCCAGGCCTACGCCGAGTACGCCGAACCCATCCCCGAGGACGCGGCGGCCCTGCTGATGGTCGAGTTCGATTCCGAACTCCACGACGACTTCGCAGCCGCGATGGCCGACGTGACGACGACCCTCCAGACCGAGGGCGACGCGTTCGACCGCATCGAGGCCTACGACGCCGACGCGCAGGCCCGGCTCTGGAAGCTCCGCAAGGCCGCGATTCCGCTGCTCATGTCGATGGAGGGCGACCCGAAGCCCTACCCGTTCATCGAGGACGCGAGCGTCCCACCGGACCAGCTCGCCGAGTACGTCCAGGAGTTCCAGGCCGTCCTCGAGAAGCACGGCACCTCGGCGGCGTACTTCGCCCACGCCGGCGTCGGCACCCTCCACATCCGACCCATCCTGAACCTCAAGGACGGCGCCGACGTCGAGACGATGCACGCCATCGCCGACGACGTGACCGACCTCGTGCTGGAGTACCACGGCTCGTTCTCGGGCGAGCACGGCGACGGGATGGCCCGGACCGAGTTCACCCCGAAGATGTACGGCGACGCCCTCTGGGACGCGTTCAAGCGCGTGAAGACCGCCTTCGATCCGCAGTGGCTCTGTCACCCGGGGAACGTCGTCTACCGCGACTCGCCAGACGACCACGGCCCGGCGACGAAGCGCGGCGTCGGCGCCGACATGCGCGAGCACCTCCGGTACGGCCCGGCCTACCAGACGGTCGAGCCACAGACCGCACTCGACTTCGACGACGACGGCGGCTTCGCGCACCTGGTCGAACTCTGCAACGGCTGTGGCACCTGTCGGCAGGAGGGCTCGGGGACGATGTGTCCGACCTACCGCGCCAGTCAGGAGGAGCTACAGACCACCCGGGGGCGCGCGAACATGCTCCGGGCGGCCATCTCAGGCGAACTGGACGAGGACGAGCTGTACTCCGAACGGTTCCAGGCCGAGGTGCTGGACCTCTGCGTGGGCTGCAAGGGCTGTGCGAGCGACTGCCCGACCGGCGTCGACCTCGCCAAGCTCAAGAGCGAGGTGAAACACCAGTACCACGAGCGCGAGGGGGCGACCCTCCGGGAGCGCCTCTTCCGCGACATCGACCGGTGGGCGGCGCTCGGAAGCAAGCTCGCGCCGGTCTCGAACTGGGCCGCGAAACTGCCCGGGTCGCGGGCCGTCGCCGAGACGGTCGCGGGCATCGCCCCGGAGCGCGAGCTTCCCTCCTTCCAGCGCGAGAGCTTCACCGACTGGTTCGACGCGCGTGGCTCGTCGGTGTCCGCCTCGGGAGCCGACCACCGCGTCGTCCTCGTCCCGGACACCTACACGAACTACACCGACCCCGCGGTCGGGAAGGCGGCCGTCCGGGTACTCGAAGCCGCGGGGGTCCACGTCGCGGTCCCGGCCGACCTCGGCCCCAGCGGGCGCCCCGCCTACTCCCTCGGGTTCCTCGACCACGCCCGCGACCGGGCGGAGACCTTCGTCGAGACGGTCGCGCCGCGGGTCGACGACGGCTGGCAGGTCGTCTTCGTCGAACCCTCCGAGGCCGTGATGGTGCAGGACGAGTACGCCGACCTCCTGCCCGCGAGTCCGGACAGGGACGCCGTGATGGCCGCGACCAGCGGCCTCTGTCGCTTCCTCGACGAGCATCGGCTGGCCGAGGCCATCGACTTCGCGGCCCCCGACGAGCGACTGGTCTACCACGGCCACTGCAACGAGAAGGCCATCGGGCAGGACCACCACGCCGTCGGCGTGCTCCGGCGGGCCGGCTACCGGGTCGACCCCCTCGACTCAGGCTGCTGCGGGATGGCCGGGTCGTTCGGCTACGAGACCGAGCACTACGACCTCTCGCAGGCCATCGGGCGCATCCTGTTCGAGCAGGTCGACGACGCCGACGGCACCCCGGTCGCACCGGGGGCGTCCTGCCGGACCCAGCTCGGCGACCGACCCGGGGCCGAGCGACCGCCACACCCGGTCGAGAAGCTCGCCGAGGCACTCCCCGGCGAGGAGTGA
- a CDS encoding DUF4177 domain-containing protein, protein MSPNQQWEYKVVELSSSFFGHETKVDEESLNELGAEGWELVETLSEGGGNTQALVFKREK, encoded by the coding sequence ATGTCCCCGAACCAGCAGTGGGAGTACAAGGTGGTCGAACTCTCGTCGTCCTTCTTCGGCCACGAGACGAAGGTCGACGAGGAATCGCTGAACGAACTCGGTGCCGAGGGGTGGGAACTGGTCGAGACGCTGTCGGAGGGCGGTGGCAACACGCAGGCGCTGGTGTTCAAGCGCGAGAAGTGA
- a CDS encoding bifunctional metallophosphatase/5'-nucleotidase yields the protein MTCRLLHYADIEAAYDVPERVGRLVTAIDALRDEHTVVTGGGDTTGPCVLSMATGGAQALDFFEAVDPDVDVFGNHEFDDSPGRARELADESPQTWLNANVFDDGVRFAREETTPVTTVERAGGTVGLFGLSPPDLADIKPHLDFEVEDPVPAGERAVRLLHDRHDVDHVVGVSHCGDDTDLAEAIDAAAILGGHDHETRDEVVAGTRLVRTGAAGRHLVEVRIADDGTTETRWHDVTAFEPDAAVTTALRGRLADLGLGETVTEVDGPVSRDVRDGASPVGTFVAEAFRRAGDGGNADVGLINSLTMRDCGVSLDGAVTLADLHSLVPFGGDLVTLALTGSDLRAVAREAAGWHLDRDIELWNGQFAGLELTWNPAAGRVESLTVGGEPVVAEGDLVAPEREFTMTTIRYLAIEDVEYPTLTADQQVGEPGQVHDAMAAHGREHGIPTRPQGWLTRRQPGEKSKPTSR from the coding sequence GTGACCTGTCGCCTCCTCCACTACGCCGACATCGAAGCCGCCTACGACGTGCCCGAACGCGTCGGCCGCCTCGTCACGGCCATCGACGCGTTGCGCGACGAGCACACCGTCGTCACCGGGGGCGGGGACACCACCGGCCCCTGCGTCCTGTCGATGGCGACCGGCGGGGCGCAGGCCCTCGACTTCTTCGAGGCCGTCGACCCCGACGTGGACGTCTTCGGGAACCACGAGTTCGACGACTCGCCCGGGCGAGCCAGAGAACTGGCCGACGAGTCGCCCCAGACCTGGCTGAACGCGAACGTCTTCGACGACGGGGTGCGCTTCGCCCGCGAGGAGACCACGCCCGTCACGACCGTCGAGAGGGCCGGCGGCACGGTCGGCCTGTTCGGGCTCTCGCCGCCGGACCTCGCCGACATCAAGCCCCACCTCGACTTCGAGGTCGAGGACCCGGTCCCGGCCGGGGAGCGGGCGGTCCGGCTCCTCCACGACCGCCACGACGTGGACCACGTCGTCGGCGTCTCGCACTGCGGCGACGACACCGACCTCGCGGAAGCCATCGACGCCGCGGCCATCCTCGGCGGCCACGACCACGAGACCCGCGACGAGGTCGTCGCGGGGACCCGGCTGGTCCGGACCGGCGCGGCCGGCCGGCACCTCGTCGAAGTACGCATCGCCGACGACGGCACGACGGAGACGCGCTGGCACGACGTGACCGCGTTCGAGCCCGACGCGGCCGTCACGACCGCCCTGCGGGGGCGCCTCGCCGATCTCGGCCTCGGCGAGACCGTCACCGAGGTCGACGGGCCGGTGTCGCGCGACGTGCGGGACGGTGCGTCCCCGGTCGGCACCTTCGTCGCCGAGGCGTTCCGGCGGGCTGGCGATGGCGGTAACGCCGACGTCGGCCTCATCAACAGCCTGACGATGCGGGACTGTGGCGTCTCCCTCGACGGCGCGGTGACGCTGGCCGACCTGCACTCGCTGGTGCCCTTCGGTGGCGACCTCGTGACGCTCGCACTCACCGGGTCGGACCTGCGAGCCGTCGCGAGGGAGGCCGCGGGCTGGCACCTCGACCGCGACATCGAGCTCTGGAACGGCCAGTTCGCCGGGCTGGAGCTGACCTGGAACCCGGCCGCGGGCCGGGTCGAGTCGCTCACGGTCGGCGGCGAGCCGGTCGTCGCGGAGGGCGACCTCGTCGCGCCCGAGCGCGAGTTCACGATGACGACCATCCGGTACCTCGCCATCGAGGACGTGGAGTACCCGACGCTGACGGCGGACCAGCAGGTCGGCGAGCCGGGGCAGGTCCACGACGCGATGGCGGCTCACGGCCGCGAGCACGGGATTCCGACGCGGCCGCAGGGCTGGCTCACTCGCCGACAGCCGGGCGAGAAATCGAAGCCGACAAGTCGGTAG
- a CDS encoding bifunctional metallophosphatase/5'-nucleotidase, whose translation MSPRLLHYSDVENAYDDPERIGRLAGTIRERDGDDALVVGTGDNTAPGVLALVNEGRQALDFFAAIDTDLETFGNHDFDFGADATVDLVADSPQTWLTANVRQNGDRFAAAHTESWTIREVDGARIGFFGVTDPRTPSINPAATGLHFTDPIAAAEEAVADLRAEGVDHVVAVSHLGSDDEELAVSVDVDCILGGHVHSMVEERIDDTLLVRPGVNGGAIFEVELGPDGASATRHDPTEGPLDESVADALRTRMDEADLTEVVAVVEDPIPRSHAAAFRGESRIGNFVADAYRWATDADVGLQNSGGIREGDELVGEVTIGDLISVVPFKEPVTVAELTGAELLDTLRQASGANVAFGEPDWWHAHLSGAHVTWDRQTHELVRATVDGDPIDPERTYTLATTDYLFHTDHEFPALDDQHRAGTYDIQYEVLAAYARECGVDPVVEGRVVWNGDDT comes from the coding sequence ATGTCCCCCCGTCTCCTCCACTACTCCGACGTCGAGAACGCCTACGACGACCCCGAACGCATCGGTCGCCTCGCCGGCACCATCCGCGAGCGCGACGGCGACGATGCACTGGTCGTCGGGACCGGCGACAACACCGCGCCCGGCGTGCTCGCGCTGGTCAACGAGGGCCGACAGGCGCTCGACTTCTTCGCGGCCATCGACACCGACCTGGAGACCTTCGGGAACCACGACTTCGACTTCGGGGCCGACGCCACCGTCGACCTCGTCGCCGACTCGCCCCAGACCTGGCTCACGGCGAACGTCCGCCAGAACGGCGACCGCTTCGCCGCGGCCCACACCGAGAGCTGGACCATCCGCGAGGTCGACGGCGCCCGCATCGGCTTCTTCGGCGTCACCGACCCCCGGACGCCCTCCATCAACCCGGCCGCGACCGGCCTCCACTTCACCGACCCCATCGCGGCCGCCGAGGAGGCCGTCGCCGACCTGCGTGCCGAGGGCGTCGACCACGTCGTGGCCGTCTCCCACCTCGGGAGCGACGACGAGGAACTCGCCGTCTCGGTCGACGTGGACTGCATCCTCGGCGGCCACGTCCACAGCATGGTCGAAGAGCGCATCGACGACACGTTGCTGGTGCGCCCCGGCGTCAACGGCGGGGCCATCTTCGAGGTCGAACTCGGACCCGACGGCGCGAGCGCGACCCGGCACGACCCGACCGAGGGGCCGCTCGACGAGTCCGTCGCCGACGCCCTCCGCACCCGGATGGACGAGGCCGACCTGACCGAGGTCGTCGCCGTGGTCGAGGACCCCATCCCCCGGAGCCACGCCGCGGCCTTCCGCGGCGAGAGCCGCATCGGCAACTTCGTCGCCGACGCCTACCGCTGGGCGACCGACGCGGACGTGGGGCTCCAGAACTCCGGCGGCATCCGCGAGGGTGACGAACTCGTCGGGGAGGTCACCATCGGCGACCTCATCTCGGTCGTCCCGTTCAAGGAACCCGTCACGGTCGCCGAGCTGACGGGCGCGGAACTGCTCGACACGCTCCGGCAGGCCAGCGGTGCCAACGTCGCCTTCGGCGAGCCCGACTGGTGGCACGCCCACCTCTCGGGCGCCCACGTCACCTGGGACCGCCAGACCCACGAACTCGTCCGTGCGACGGTCGACGGCGACCCCATCGACCCCGAGAGAACCTACACCCTCGCCACCACGGACTACCTCTTCCACACCGACCACGAGTTCCCGGCGCTCGACGACCAGCACCGTGCCGGCACCTACGACATCCAGTACGAGGTGCTGGCGGCGTACGCCCGCGAGTGCGGCGTCGACCCCGTCGTCGAGGGCCGCGTCGTCTGGAACGGCGACGACACGTGA
- a CDS encoding pyridoxal-phosphate-dependent aminotransferase family protein: MSEIPDAPDVGELTPPNRTLMGPGPSDVHPRVLRAMSTPLVGHLDPSFIDVMNEVQELLRYTFRTGNKWTIPVSGTGSAAMEAAIGNVVEPGDTMLVPTNGYFGGRMAEMARRAGGEVVEVDAPWGEPLAPADVEDAFATHQPDVFGFVHAETSTGVRQPQVADLTSIAHEHDALVIADTVTSIGGVELRVDEWDIDVAYAGPQKCLSCPPGASPLTLNEAAMDKVLGREEPARSWYLDLSLLEGYWGEERAYHHTAPITNVYALREALRLVAEEGIENRWERHREMAGALKAGVEAMGMQMNAAEEFWLPSLNAVRVPEGVEDGDVISRLIEDYDLEIAGGLGALSGDIFRIGCMGHSARPKNVSYLMSALGAVLDDMGADVDAEAGIAATADRL; the protein is encoded by the coding sequence ATGTCCGAGATTCCCGACGCGCCCGACGTGGGCGAGCTGACACCGCCGAACCGAACGCTGATGGGGCCGGGCCCGAGCGACGTGCACCCGCGCGTCCTCCGGGCGATGAGCACGCCGCTGGTCGGTCATCTGGACCCGTCGTTCATCGACGTGATGAACGAGGTCCAGGAGCTGCTGCGGTACACGTTCCGGACCGGGAACAAGTGGACCATCCCGGTCTCGGGCACCGGCTCGGCCGCGATGGAGGCCGCCATCGGGAACGTCGTCGAACCCGGCGACACGATGCTCGTGCCGACGAACGGCTACTTCGGCGGCCGGATGGCCGAGATGGCCCGCCGCGCCGGCGGCGAGGTCGTCGAGGTCGACGCGCCGTGGGGCGAACCGCTCGCACCCGCGGACGTCGAGGACGCCTTCGCGACCCACCAGCCCGACGTGTTCGGGTTCGTCCACGCCGAGACGAGTACCGGCGTGCGCCAGCCGCAGGTGGCAGACCTCACCAGCATCGCGCACGAACACGACGCGCTCGTCATCGCGGACACCGTCACCAGCATCGGCGGCGTCGAGCTGCGCGTCGACGAGTGGGACATCGACGTGGCCTACGCCGGCCCGCAGAAGTGTCTCTCCTGCCCGCCGGGAGCGTCCCCCCTCACGCTCAACGAGGCCGCGATGGACAAGGTGCTCGGCCGTGAGGAACCCGCCCGGTCGTGGTACCTCGACCTCTCGCTGCTGGAGGGCTACTGGGGCGAGGAGCGCGCGTACCACCACACCGCACCCATCACGAACGTCTACGCCCTGCGCGAGGCCCTCCGCCTCGTCGCCGAGGAGGGCATCGAGAACCGCTGGGAGCGCCACCGCGAGATGGCCGGCGCGCTGAAGGCCGGCGTCGAGGCGATGGGCATGCAGATGAACGCCGCCGAGGAGTTCTGGCTCCCGAGCCTGAACGCGGTCCGGGTCCCCGAGGGCGTCGAGGACGGCGACGTCATCTCGCGGCTCATCGAGGACTACGACCTCGAGATCGCCGGCGGCCTCGGCGCGCTCTCGGGCGACATCTTCCGCATCGGCTGCATGGGCCACTCCGCCCGGCCGAAGAACGTCTCCTACCTCATGAGCGCGCTGGGCGCGGTGCTCGACGATATGGGTGCCGACGTCGACGCAGAAGCAGGCATCGCGGCGACCGCCGACCGTCTGTAG
- a CDS encoding DUF7116 family protein, with translation MCPVNTNRHIGEQARKVFDRLGYTVTGDGDEFRAERDWKVVHVTATTDLREPPSTAGDGLQCFVTNKERAERVRRRVSESNPAYEWAVIGVGEDDQYVVERAPPS, from the coding sequence ATGTGCCCTGTTAACACGAACCGCCACATCGGCGAGCAGGCCAGGAAGGTCTTCGACCGCCTGGGGTACACCGTCACTGGGGACGGGGACGAGTTCCGAGCAGAACGCGACTGGAAGGTCGTGCACGTGACCGCGACGACGGACTTGCGCGAGCCACCGTCGACAGCGGGGGACGGACTGCAGTGTTTCGTGACGAACAAGGAGCGCGCAGAGCGCGTGCGTCGCAGGGTTTCGGAATCGAATCCGGCCTACGAGTGGGCCGTCATCGGCGTCGGCGAAGACGACCAGTACGTGGTCGAACGCGCCCCGCCGAGTTGA
- a CDS encoding metal-dependent hydrolase: MMVGHALLAFALVALCGRLANVDRDRALLLGVVAGAFAAVPDVDMVYALVGVVHADFTGVFAVTKAFWSASTVVHRAMTHSLVVAPVAALGFALWAVRGRWVHHARLLGTLLLGTLVLVATVKHGLLGFVVMGAFVFAGVAVALAVWWRTALGAGETFALALVGLVSHPWGDLFTGEPPAMLWPLDTLLFAERVVLAPDPTLHLLGAFALELLTVWLAVWVVLDASEEFRPTFDARALAGLAYGGVAFLIPPPTLDVSYHFVFSILAVGTVVAAPDVFRARLLRSVRRLRRDWDVARLFSAVLTGLAAVTLALAAYALLYTAAALGSLGALGVFVG, translated from the coding sequence ATGATGGTCGGCCACGCGCTCCTGGCGTTCGCCCTCGTCGCCCTCTGTGGGCGCCTCGCGAACGTCGACCGCGACCGCGCGCTCCTCCTCGGGGTGGTCGCGGGCGCGTTCGCCGCCGTCCCCGACGTCGACATGGTGTACGCCCTCGTGGGCGTCGTCCACGCGGACTTCACCGGCGTCTTCGCGGTCACGAAGGCGTTCTGGTCGGCGAGTACGGTCGTCCACCGGGCGATGACCCACTCGCTCGTCGTCGCACCCGTCGCCGCGCTCGGGTTCGCGCTCTGGGCCGTCCGGGGGCGCTGGGTCCACCACGCCCGGCTCCTCGGGACGCTCCTCCTCGGGACGCTCGTGCTGGTCGCCACGGTCAAGCACGGCCTGCTCGGGTTCGTCGTCATGGGCGCGTTCGTCTTCGCCGGCGTGGCCGTCGCGCTGGCGGTCTGGTGGCGGACCGCGCTCGGCGCGGGTGAGACCTTCGCGCTGGCGCTGGTCGGCCTCGTCAGTCACCCGTGGGGTGACCTGTTCACCGGCGAGCCCCCGGCCATGCTCTGGCCCCTCGACACGCTCCTGTTCGCGGAGCGCGTCGTACTCGCGCCGGACCCGACCCTGCACCTGCTCGGCGCGTTCGCACTCGAACTCCTGACCGTCTGGCTCGCGGTCTGGGTCGTCCTCGACGCCTCCGAAGAGTTCCGCCCGACCTTCGACGCCCGCGCCCTCGCCGGCCTCGCCTACGGCGGCGTCGCCTTCCTCATCCCCCCGCCGACGCTCGACGTCTCCTACCACTTCGTCTTCAGCATCCTCGCGGTCGGGACCGTCGTCGCGGCCCCCGACGTGTTCCGGGCGCGGTTGCTCCGGTCGGTCCGACGGCTCCGCCGGGACTGGGACGTCGCCCGACTGTTCTCGGCGGTCCTGACCGGCCTCGCCGCGGTCACCCTCGCGCTGGCGGCGTACGCCCTGCTCTACACCGCCGCCGCCCTCGGGTCGCTCGGGGCCCTCGGCGTCTTCGTCGGGTAG
- a CDS encoding dodecin: MVFKKITLIGTSNESFEAAADDAIDRAQDTLNNVHWIEVQELGVEIASAADREYQAEVEVAFRLEE, translated from the coding sequence ATGGTATTCAAGAAGATAACACTCATCGGCACCAGCAACGAGAGCTTCGAGGCCGCTGCCGACGACGCCATCGACCGGGCACAGGACACGCTGAACAACGTCCACTGGATCGAGGTACAGGAACTCGGCGTCGAGATCGCCTCGGCGGCGGACCGCGAGTACCAGGCCGAAGTGGAGGTGGCCTTCAGACTGGAGGAGTAG